A window of Exiguobacterium sp. Helios genomic DNA:
CCGACTGACAGGTACATCAATCTGTTGGATCTTGATCGTATAGGCACCATTGAACCAGGGTTCGATCGCTTCGATGGCAGCCAGGTTGACGAGATAGGAGCGGTGGACCCGCAGAAAACGGTGATCCGATAATTTTCGTTCAAGTTCCTGTAACGTATCATTTGACGGATAGGATTCGGAACGGGTCACGATTTTTGTTTTTCCGCTTTCAGCGACGATATAGTCGACATCCTGCGGGGAAAGCAATTTTAACTGCTCTCCGGATTCGACGGCCAATCGTTCGATCCGCGGTGTTTTCAGCGCCGGTTTTCGCATGATTTTTTCAATCGCCCGAATAATCCGTGACGGATCATACGGTTTTAAGATGTAATCGTAAGCGTTCAGTTCGAACGCTTCGAGGGCATGGGCATCATAAGCCGTCACAAATAAAATCGCCGGCGGATGCGGCATCGATTGCAAACGTTTGGCGACGTCAAGCCCGCTCCCGTCAATCAGTTCGATATCTAAAAACACGAGATCCGGTTGCAACGTCCGAACGAGTTGTTCAGCCTCACCGACGTGTCCTGTCTCAGCGATGACTTCGAGTCCGGCCCGGACGACATGATACCGTAGTTCATCGCGGGCAAGTGGTTCATCTTCAATTAAGATCGTGCGCATGCGGCGCCTCCTTTCCTGTTTCGATCGGCAGATGGATGGTAATGGTCGTACCTTCTCCAGGTTGACTGGTCAATCGGAAAGAACCGTTTTCGGCATACAGGCTTTTGATTCGTTCCGCAGTATTGAACAGGGCGGTCCCGGTGCCACTCGATTCGATGACTTCCCGGCCGAGGCGTGTGAGTTGCTCCGCTTCAATCCCGCGTCCATTATCGACGACTTCCAATACCAATTGATCGGCGGTCAACCAGGCAGTGAAACCGACATATCCGGTTTGTCCGGGACTGAACGCATGTTGGAAGGCGTTTTCGATTAACGGTTGGAGAATAAACGGAGGAACGAGTAGTTGTTCTGTGCCTTCCTCTAAATCAATATCAACGAACGGACGGCTGGGAAAACGGGCAGCTTCAAGCGAGATGTAGGCTTCGATATGTTCCAGTTCCTTTTGCAATGGAATTTTCGTCGAGCGGGCGCCTTGCAGATTGCTGCGGAAAAAGGTCGACAGTTCCAGCAGTAATGTCCGGGCCTGTTCAACATCTGTCCGGCACGACGCATAAATCGTATTGATGGCATTAAACAAAAAGTGCGGATGAATTTGCGCTTCGAGTGCGCGGATTTCGGCATCCTTTAATAAACCGGCTTGCCGTTCCGCTTTGCCGAGAGCGAGTTGGGTCGAAAAGAGCTTCGCCAGTCCTTCGATCAATTCGACTTCGACCGCATCGAGTAATTCAGGGTGAGGATAATAAACCTTCAATGTCCCGATCGTCGTTTCACCGATCGTCAACGGCGCGATGATTCCGGCTTGTAACGGGCAGTCTGCTTTCGGACAGCCAATCTCATCCTGATCAGTGACGAGGCGGAGTTGTCCGTCTGTCAGGACATGTTCCGTCGGACGGGTCGTCCAGTGCCCGCCGGATCGATGGTGGTCACTGCCGACGCCGATATGTGCCAAAATAACCGATTGATCGGTCAAGGAGACGGCATCGGCGCGTGTTTGTTGTAACAAGATATCGGCAACGGCTTCAGCCGTTTGGATATTTAAGCCGCGTGTCAAATACGGTAAGGTCAAATCCGCAATATGCAGGGAGCGTTCCGCTTCACGGGCCCGGACATGCTCTTCTTCCCGCGTTGCGAGACGGATGATTGATAAGAACAGCCATACTCCAAGGACATTGACGACGGTCATCGGAAGAAAGATGAACTGGACCAGTTCGAGGGCGGCTGGAAACGGATCGGACAACAGAAGAATTAAAGACATTTCGAAAACCATTAAAAAGCCGGTCAGACAAATCGGTAATAACGCTTGGCTGCCGAGACGATCGCGCCAGTAAGGACGGAGTAAGCCGCTGACACCTCCTGCGACGACAGTCGATAAAGCACAAGCAAAGGCGGTAAAACCACCGAGTGTATAACGATGAACACCGACGAGCAGACCGGTGATCGTGCCGCCGAGTGGACCGGCGAGCAATCCACTGATGACGACAATCATCGTCCGTGTATTCGCAATAGCCGATGTACCATCGACCTGTTCGAGCCAGGTGTGCGGTAAAAACTTGGCCAAATCGACTTTGACACCGGTGTAGTTACTCAAAATCCCGTATGTGGCGAAAAACAGAATCAACAACCCAAACTGCCAGCCGGCTTCAGGCTGTTTCAGTAAACGCCTTGTCGGTCCCCACTGGGCGAGGATGAACGCTAAAATGATCATGATTCCGAGTCGTTCCAGTAAAAAGGGTATGAGTTCAAACATGACATCCCTCCATTCGTCCTAAGTGTAAACGTTACCGAAAAGGAGGACAACGAAAAAAAACTCCAACCGATCCGAGGATTGGTTGGAGTTTCCTTATAG
This region includes:
- a CDS encoding LytTR family DNA-binding domain-containing protein; translation: MRTILIEDEPLARDELRYHVVRAGLEVIAETGHVGEAEQLVRTLQPDLVFLDIELIDGSGLDVAKRLQSMPHPPAILFVTAYDAHALEAFELNAYDYILKPYDPSRIIRAIEKIMRKPALKTPRIERLAVESGEQLKLLSPQDVDYIVAESGKTKIVTRSESYPSNDTLQELERKLSDHRFLRVHRSYLVNLAAIEAIEPWFNGAYTIKIQQIDVPVSRTYVKVLKEALGI
- a CDS encoding LytS/YhcK type 5TM receptor domain-containing protein: MFELIPFLLERLGIMIILAFILAQWGPTRRLLKQPEAGWQFGLLILFFATYGILSNYTGVKVDLAKFLPHTWLEQVDGTSAIANTRTMIVVISGLLAGPLGGTITGLLVGVHRYTLGGFTAFACALSTVVAGGVSGLLRPYWRDRLGSQALLPICLTGFLMVFEMSLILLLSDPFPAALELVQFIFLPMTVVNVLGVWLFLSIIRLATREEEHVRAREAERSLHIADLTLPYLTRGLNIQTAEAVADILLQQTRADAVSLTDQSVILAHIGVGSDHHRSGGHWTTRPTEHVLTDGQLRLVTDQDEIGCPKADCPLQAGIIAPLTIGETTIGTLKVYYPHPELLDAVEVELIEGLAKLFSTQLALGKAERQAGLLKDAEIRALEAQIHPHFLFNAINTIYASCRTDVEQARTLLLELSTFFRSNLQGARSTKIPLQKELEHIEAYISLEAARFPSRPFVDIDLEEGTEQLLVPPFILQPLIENAFQHAFSPGQTGYVGFTAWLTADQLVLEVVDNGRGIEAEQLTRLGREVIESSGTGTALFNTAERIKSLYAENGSFRLTSQPGEGTTITIHLPIETGKEAPHAHDLN